Proteins from a single region of Anaeromicrobium sediminis:
- a CDS encoding peptidylprolyl isomerase has translation MNFKKLKKKSMLILTLILALVFSVACTQKPPADAVAKVGDTYIKKDLYERQLSIFKKRYEQMYGDKIWTVDIGGKTFLEAVEENVLEKMINDEVIKRYMEKEKIQITDEEVQKEYEQYKESIGKDQDFNEFLKENDMDEEFVKEQVIRSGLYAKKFQEKVIADTSLDDEKLKKYYDENSATYNIEQVRARHILVSEEDKAKEILEKLKAGEDFAALATEFSKDPGSATKGGDLGFFPKGVMVPEFEQTAFSLKPGEISDLVKTQFGYHIIKVEEKKNEVIKFEDVKEEIKSKLTDESIVNKLESLKKEYKVEKYELKAEENKEEDKKE, from the coding sequence TTGAATTTTAAGAAATTAAAAAAGAAGTCAATGCTCATATTAACTTTAATATTGGCATTGGTATTCTCAGTAGCGTGTACTCAAAAACCACCAGCTGATGCTGTGGCAAAAGTAGGAGATACTTATATAAAGAAAGATTTATACGAGAGACAACTTTCCATATTTAAAAAGAGATATGAGCAAATGTACGGAGACAAGATTTGGACTGTGGACATAGGGGGAAAAACATTCCTTGAGGCAGTTGAAGAAAATGTATTAGAAAAAATGATTAATGATGAAGTTATCAAAAGATATATGGAAAAGGAAAAAATTCAAATAACAGATGAAGAAGTACAAAAGGAATATGAACAATATAAAGAAAGTATAGGAAAAGATCAAGACTTTAATGAGTTCTTAAAGGAAAATGATATGGATGAAGAATTTGTTAAAGAACAGGTAATTAGAAGTGGTCTTTATGCTAAAAAATTCCAAGAGAAGGTAATTGCTGATACAAGTTTAGACGATGAAAAATTAAAGAAATATTATGATGAAAATAGTGCCACATATAATATAGAACAAGTTAGAGCAAGACATATACTTGTAAGTGAAGAAGATAAAGCTAAAGAAATACTTGAAAAGTTAAAGGCTGGAGAAGATTTTGCAGCCCTTGCAACAGAATTTTCTAAAGATCCAGGTTCAGCTACAAAGGGTGGAGATTTAGGATTCTTCCCTAAGGGAGTTATGGTTCCTGAGTTTGAACAAACAGCATTTTCATTAAAGCCAGGTGAAATTAGTGATTTAGTTAAAACTCAATTCGGATATCATATAATTAAAGTTGAAGAGAAAAAAAATGAAGTAATAAAGTTTGAAGATGTTAAAGAAGAAATAAAAAGTAAACTAACAGATGAAAGCATAGTGAATAAATTAGAATCATTAAAGAAAGAATATAAAGTAGAAAAATATGAATTAAAAGCAGAGGAAAATAAAGAAGAAGATAAAAAGGAATAA